A single genomic interval of Candidatus Methylacidiphilales bacterium harbors:
- the tsf gene encoding translation elongation factor Ts: MSNAATVDPQIVKQLRDMTNAGMMDCKRALEEAKGNLEEAEKILRKKLGLSAAKKASREAKEGLIASYIHLGGKVGVLLEVNCETDFVAKNDNFREFVKDITLQIAAAHPLYVTREQVPAAVVQNEREIAAGQVKGKPEAVIQKIADGKVDKYFSTVCLMEQAFIKDQNKTIRDMVNEKIGEIGENIIIKRFARFAVGESS; this comes from the coding sequence ATGAGCAATGCAGCCACAGTTGATCCCCAAATCGTCAAGCAACTCCGCGACATGACCAACGCGGGCATGATGGATTGCAAACGGGCCCTCGAGGAAGCCAAAGGCAACCTGGAAGAAGCCGAAAAGATCCTTCGCAAAAAACTCGGTCTCAGCGCCGCCAAAAAAGCCAGCCGCGAAGCCAAGGAAGGCCTTATTGCCAGCTATATTCATCTCGGCGGCAAGGTCGGCGTCCTGCTCGAAGTCAACTGCGAGACCGATTTCGTGGCCAAGAACGACAACTTCCGCGAGTTTGTGAAGGATATCACCCTCCAAATCGCCGCCGCGCATCCCTTGTACGTCACCCGTGAACAAGTGCCGGCAGCCGTTGTTCAAAACGAACGTGAAATCGCCGCAGGCCAGGTCAAAGGCAAGCCGGAAGCCGTGATTCAAAAGATCGCGGACGGCAAGGTGGATAAATATTTTTCCACGGTCTGCCTCATGGAACAGGCCTTCATCAAGGACCAGAACAAAACAATCCGCGACATGGTGAACGAAAAGATCGGCGAGATCGGCGAGAACATCATCATCAAGCGGTTTGCGCGCTTTGCCGTCGGCGAATCCTCCTGA
- a CDS encoding glycosyltransferase, translated as MKTILILTAGFGEGHNSAARNLGEALVHLGGEKVRVEVLDLFETAYPHTNGFTRRLYISAINKTPRLWQWFYKLLDRPRLFESTLFTFAPLEKVLEKTLAEKKPAAVCCTYPAYNFLIERLARRGVRRDYLHLTVVTDSISINSLWYRAPSEYFVVPNTETFALMEKAGVPSEKMKVFGFPVQLDFALPERRCIPLDPAAGRPKVLYIINSGKAKAPELVRRLLAHEEIDLSIAVGRDEKLTADIREICRGQEHRVELIGWTSRMPQLLMSHHLVITKAGGATTQEAIAAECPPIFNQVVPGQEEGNWELVRRADGGALAEQPAETAEWVKKALENNGAIWRQWRENLHRINRPESALTAARFILEKI; from the coding sequence TTGAAAACCATTCTGATTTTAACCGCCGGTTTTGGAGAAGGGCACAACTCGGCCGCGCGGAATTTGGGTGAGGCTCTGGTCCATCTGGGGGGCGAAAAAGTCCGGGTTGAAGTGCTGGATTTGTTCGAGACCGCCTACCCGCATACGAATGGTTTCACGCGCCGCTTGTATATCAGCGCCATCAACAAGACCCCACGCCTCTGGCAATGGTTTTACAAGCTCCTGGACAGGCCGCGCCTGTTCGAGTCCACGCTGTTTACGTTTGCGCCGCTGGAAAAGGTGCTGGAAAAAACCCTGGCTGAAAAAAAGCCTGCGGCGGTTTGCTGTACCTATCCGGCCTATAATTTTTTGATCGAACGGCTGGCCAGGCGCGGCGTGCGCAGGGATTATTTGCATCTGACCGTGGTCACGGATTCGATTTCGATCAATTCGCTCTGGTACCGGGCCCCCAGCGAATACTTTGTCGTGCCCAATACGGAAACCTTTGCGCTGATGGAAAAGGCGGGCGTGCCCTCGGAAAAAATGAAGGTCTTTGGTTTTCCGGTGCAACTGGATTTTGCGCTCCCGGAACGGCGCTGCATTCCGTTGGACCCGGCGGCAGGGCGGCCGAAAGTGCTTTATATCATCAACTCCGGAAAGGCCAAAGCGCCCGAGCTGGTGCGGCGCCTGCTCGCGCATGAAGAGATCGATCTGAGCATCGCAGTGGGGCGGGACGAAAAATTAACCGCGGATATCCGTGAGATTTGCAGGGGGCAGGAACACAGGGTGGAGCTGATCGGCTGGACCAGCCGGATGCCACAACTCCTGATGAGCCATCATCTGGTCATCACCAAAGCGGGTGGTGCAACGACCCAGGAGGCGATTGCCGCCGAATGCCCGCCCATTTTCAACCAGGTTGTGCCGGGGCAGGAAGAGGGGAATTGGGAGCTGGTGCGTCGGGCCGATGGCGGTGCGCTGGCGGAGCAGCCTGCGGAGACAGCGGAATGGGTGAAGAAGGCGCTGGAAAACAACGGGGCGATCTGGCGCCAGTGGCGTGAGAATCTGCACCGGATCAACCGGCCGGAATCCGCACTGACGGCCGCGAGGTTTATCCTCGAAAAGATTTAA
- a CDS encoding DUF4013 domain-containing protein, with product MQGFEDIKNGFTRILGDKNWPWKILLAGFLLINPFLLALAPSYFAGVGPDWVRPAFLGALAFNILSFWFPLGFTYEVLRRARTGKGKQLPDWNIHRLPRYAKEGSIKLILAITTLILPAALWMGLCYLVFIWLLDMPQALLPLFLPPIMLFVIPFCAVACCRWLDGASVLNCALNYKENWRMLNAGLPDYLITSAFLVGVNAVTTSLFFTIPFAAVFGLCLVDTWFGPIFARTAKRPVQKPKTRIPPRKRAR from the coding sequence ATGCAAGGCTTTGAAGATATCAAGAATGGTTTCACCCGTATCCTGGGTGACAAGAATTGGCCGTGGAAAATACTGCTGGCCGGCTTTCTGCTCATCAACCCCTTCCTGCTTGCGCTAGCCCCCAGTTACTTCGCAGGCGTGGGCCCCGACTGGGTCAGACCGGCTTTTTTGGGCGCTCTGGCCTTTAATATCCTGAGTTTCTGGTTCCCACTCGGATTTACCTATGAAGTCTTGCGCCGCGCGCGCACGGGCAAGGGGAAACAACTGCCGGATTGGAATATCCACCGGCTTCCACGCTACGCCAAAGAAGGATCAATCAAGCTCATACTCGCCATCACCACCCTGATCCTTCCGGCCGCCCTTTGGATGGGGCTGTGCTACCTTGTTTTTATCTGGCTCTTGGACATGCCCCAGGCGCTGCTGCCCCTTTTCCTTCCACCCATCATGCTGTTTGTCATACCCTTTTGCGCGGTGGCTTGCTGCCGGTGGTTGGACGGCGCTTCCGTTTTGAATTGCGCCTTGAACTACAAGGAAAATTGGCGGATGCTCAATGCAGGATTGCCTGACTATCTTATCACCTCGGCTTTCCTCGTCGGCGTCAATGCCGTCACCACTTCGCTCTTTTTTACCATACCCTTTGCCGCCGTTTTCGGCCTCTGCCTGGTGGACACCTGGTTCGGCCCCATCTTCGCCCGTACCGCTAAAAGGCCGGTTCAAAAGCCCAAAACCCGCATCCCGCCCCGCAAGCGCGCCCGCTAG
- the lpxK gene encoding tetraacyldisaccharide 4'-kinase: MANKPLEQLEQFAIEVILERHKGLSARLLLIFLHLLSFVYCRIVRLRWWLYDRRLMRWHSVGCLTISVGNLTVGGTGKTPIVEQFARSLTQAGRKVAILSRGYKSLPKPLLQRLSERLSSPSTHNPPRVVSDGRSLLLDSGHAGDEPFMLASNLRDVVVLVNKDRVKSALYAIEHFNADTLLLDDGYQYLPLKERLNIALVDRQAPFGNEYLLPRGTLREPHDHLKRADVVFITKCDGSDISELKAKIRKYNKHAEMLECAHHPLYLQDLYSAEQKPLDYLMDREVGALAGIAVPESFEGGLKQLGAKIIYSRHYADHHRFNDQEVLNAINRTRTRGGHALITTEKDAVRLPRVNRHDLPVYFLRVEIRLLSAKESFHDCILRICQLKEKPVLHPPLFYPVG; the protein is encoded by the coding sequence ATGGCCAATAAACCCTTGGAACAACTGGAGCAGTTTGCCATTGAGGTCATTCTCGAACGGCACAAGGGTTTGAGCGCCCGGCTCCTGCTGATTTTTTTGCATCTGCTCTCGTTTGTCTATTGCCGGATTGTACGCCTGCGCTGGTGGTTGTATGACCGTCGGCTGATGCGCTGGCATTCCGTCGGTTGCCTGACGATCAGCGTGGGCAACCTGACCGTCGGTGGAACCGGGAAAACCCCCATCGTGGAGCAATTTGCCCGGAGCCTGACCCAGGCCGGGCGGAAAGTGGCGATTCTCAGCCGCGGCTACAAAAGCCTGCCCAAGCCCTTGTTGCAACGCCTGAGCGAGCGGCTTTCCTCCCCCTCCACGCACAATCCCCCGCGTGTGGTTTCCGATGGCCGCTCGCTTTTGCTGGACTCCGGCCACGCCGGTGATGAACCGTTCATGCTGGCGTCCAACCTGCGCGATGTGGTTGTACTGGTGAACAAAGACCGCGTGAAAAGCGCGCTGTACGCCATTGAGCATTTTAACGCCGACACACTGTTGCTGGATGACGGGTATCAATATTTGCCGTTGAAAGAGCGCTTGAACATCGCGCTGGTGGACCGGCAGGCGCCGTTTGGCAACGAATATTTGTTGCCGCGCGGGACCTTGCGCGAACCGCATGATCATTTGAAACGGGCGGATGTGGTCTTTATCACAAAATGCGACGGGTCGGATATTTCCGAACTGAAGGCGAAAATCCGAAAATACAACAAACATGCGGAAATGCTCGAATGCGCCCATCATCCGCTTTATTTGCAGGACCTTTACTCTGCGGAGCAAAAACCCCTGGATTACCTGATGGACCGCGAGGTGGGCGCGTTGGCGGGCATTGCCGTGCCGGAAAGTTTTGAAGGCGGCCTGAAGCAGCTTGGGGCGAAGATTATTTACAGCCGACATTATGCGGACCATCACCGGTTCAATGACCAGGAAGTGCTCAACGCCATCAACCGCACCCGGACGCGGGGCGGGCATGCGTTGATCACCACGGAAAAAGACGCCGTGCGGCTTCCGCGCGTGAACCGCCATGATCTGCCGGTGTATTTTTTGCGGGTGGAAATCCGGTTATTGAGCGCAAAGGAAAGTTTTCACGACTGCATCCTGCGAATCTGCCAGTTGAAGGAAAAACCCGTCCTTCATCCGCCACTATTTTATCCGGTCGGTTAA
- a CDS encoding MFS transporter, whose amino-acid sequence MNSSQSSLWRLLIAQTQVVFNDNAAKLVLIGAAPLILSKTEADWVTDLLAVLLVLPFALFSPLCGWVADRFPKKTVLRRALYLQGFLILILTGALYFHQLKPAIAVFFFLACQACLFSPAKQGALKEIVGSAGLGRAVGLMESLTICAILLGSLGGGWLFDRLNTHFRNPWTGATIAFACLSAGCGLSILVFRGTETGGSKTQDPFNPSLFWSHFRDLFNLWSNRSLFLCAIGVAYFYALGGALYLVLIQVGRDLYPGTSHAALTSGWFLALLGMGVIAGSTIVIYFSKHRQELGLVPVGGIGLTIGLVYLAFAPAQTSAFEVGLLGLGVCSGLFIVPLNTFLQDRSPEDRRGRVLAAANLLINLGGIAAVGYQALLANILHFSSRSQMLALVPSTLLVALCIIFLLPESMLRFLHGFWGRVIYRVRVLGAENIPSGGALFVCNHVSYVDAIVLQLACPRPIRFMSFDEFFSVPLLGWILRISGAIPVSPLRAKDAIQKAAAKLQQGELVCIFPEGELTHTGKIMGFRKGFELIARRAGAPVVPVHLDSLWGSIFSFTGGRYFFKLPKRVPHAATVSFGKPVPPDAATASLLKQRIFDLGEAAFHFRPEVTQSLGLAIIHALRQRPWKTCLIDCSTPRKSYSRASVLGTALALSRSIAQTPGKRVGIALQPGAGAVWASLACIFSGKIPVHLDPSLEQNATVALLQSAGIETLITDEGNRGRFKSYLRSVLDIADLISSCGKTRILLDAATAQLLPPRRVLNLPGIENKPCGDEAALLFTNNNSRAPLAVPLTHANILGNINQVDSVNILRKNDVLLGCLPLFHGVGLTMTLWLPLLKGLRLVTVPSSLDISVLGNAVHSEKVTLLPATTDTLADCANQLDPAQLSSVRTAIVESGKPARDLMESNWQKLSIPVLEGYGLPEATTVVAFNLPDPHPDADSHQQGGRAGSAGPLLPGIAVRLFEPGSGRELALTETGMLAIKGINVFHGYLNDSGKTAEILHDGWLLTGDLARFDDDGFLYIEGPIPRASIPPRLIHNTETPAN is encoded by the coding sequence ATGAATTCATCCCAGTCTTCACTCTGGCGGCTTCTCATCGCCCAGACCCAGGTCGTTTTCAACGACAACGCCGCCAAGCTGGTCCTCATCGGCGCGGCTCCTCTTATCCTTTCCAAAACCGAGGCCGACTGGGTGACGGACCTGCTCGCAGTCTTGCTCGTACTGCCCTTCGCCCTCTTTTCGCCGCTTTGCGGCTGGGTCGCCGACCGGTTTCCGAAAAAGACAGTCCTGCGCCGGGCCCTCTACCTGCAGGGCTTTCTGATCCTGATCCTCACCGGCGCGCTGTATTTTCACCAGTTGAAACCGGCCATCGCCGTGTTTTTCTTTCTCGCGTGCCAGGCTTGCCTGTTTTCGCCGGCCAAGCAGGGGGCTTTAAAGGAAATTGTCGGCTCCGCGGGACTGGGCCGCGCGGTCGGCTTGATGGAGTCGCTCACCATTTGCGCGATTCTGCTCGGCAGCCTTGGCGGCGGCTGGCTTTTTGACAGGCTCAACACACATTTCCGAAATCCATGGACAGGCGCCACCATCGCTTTTGCCTGCCTGTCAGCCGGCTGCGGGCTTTCCATCCTGGTTTTTCGCGGCACGGAAACCGGCGGCTCAAAAACGCAGGACCCTTTTAATCCATCATTGTTTTGGAGCCATTTTCGCGATCTTTTCAACCTCTGGTCAAACCGCTCGTTGTTTCTTTGCGCAATCGGCGTCGCCTATTTTTATGCGCTCGGCGGGGCGCTCTATCTCGTGCTGATCCAGGTCGGGCGCGATCTGTACCCGGGCACCAGCCATGCCGCCCTGACCAGCGGCTGGTTTCTGGCCTTGTTGGGGATGGGAGTCATCGCGGGTTCGACAATCGTCATTTATTTCTCCAAACACCGGCAGGAACTGGGTCTTGTTCCGGTTGGCGGGATCGGCTTGACAATCGGCCTCGTATATCTCGCTTTTGCGCCCGCGCAAACTTCCGCGTTCGAAGTGGGGCTGCTCGGCCTTGGGGTTTGCTCCGGCCTGTTTATCGTCCCCCTCAACACTTTTCTGCAGGACCGCTCGCCCGAGGACCGGCGCGGCCGTGTGCTGGCCGCCGCCAATCTGCTGATCAATCTGGGAGGCATCGCTGCCGTCGGCTACCAGGCGCTTTTGGCAAACATCCTGCATTTTTCATCAAGGTCCCAAATGCTGGCCCTCGTTCCTTCCACGCTGCTCGTGGCCCTTTGCATCATCTTTCTGCTTCCGGAAAGCATGCTTCGCTTTTTGCACGGCTTCTGGGGACGCGTGATCTACCGCGTGCGTGTTCTCGGTGCGGAAAATATCCCCTCCGGCGGCGCACTATTCGTCTGCAATCACGTCAGCTATGTCGATGCCATCGTGCTTCAACTGGCCTGCCCGCGCCCCATCCGTTTCATGTCGTTTGACGAATTTTTTTCGGTGCCGTTGCTCGGATGGATCTTGAGGATTTCGGGAGCCATTCCGGTTTCCCCCTTGCGAGCCAAGGACGCCATTCAAAAAGCCGCCGCGAAGCTGCAACAAGGCGAGTTGGTTTGCATCTTTCCGGAAGGGGAACTGACGCATACCGGAAAGATCATGGGATTCAGGAAAGGCTTTGAACTCATCGCGCGGCGGGCGGGAGCCCCGGTTGTGCCGGTACATTTGGATTCGCTTTGGGGCTCCATCTTTTCATTCACCGGGGGGCGCTATTTTTTCAAGCTCCCAAAAAGGGTCCCGCACGCGGCCACGGTCTCGTTTGGCAAACCGGTCCCGCCGGATGCCGCCACGGCTTCCCTGCTGAAGCAACGAATCTTTGATCTGGGCGAAGCGGCTTTTCATTTCCGGCCCGAAGTCACCCAGTCTCTGGGACTGGCGATCATCCATGCCTTGCGCCAAAGGCCCTGGAAAACCTGCCTCATCGACTGCAGCACGCCCCGCAAAAGTTATTCGCGCGCCTCCGTTTTGGGCACGGCCCTGGCGCTCAGCCGTTCAATCGCACAAACACCCGGCAAGCGCGTTGGCATTGCCTTGCAACCCGGAGCGGGCGCTGTGTGGGCCAGCCTGGCCTGTATTTTTTCTGGAAAAATTCCGGTCCATCTCGATCCCAGCCTGGAACAAAACGCAACAGTGGCATTGCTGCAAAGCGCGGGCATTGAAACCCTCATTACGGATGAAGGCAACCGCGGCCGTTTCAAATCTTACCTCCGTTCGGTTTTGGATATTGCGGATTTGATTTCAAGCTGCGGCAAAACCCGGATTTTGCTCGATGCCGCAACCGCGCAATTGCTGCCTCCACGCCGCGTCCTCAACCTTCCAGGGATCGAAAACAAGCCTTGCGGGGATGAAGCCGCGCTGCTGTTCACTAACAATAACTCGCGCGCGCCCCTTGCCGTGCCCCTGACTCACGCGAATATACTTGGCAACATCAACCAGGTGGATTCCGTCAATATCCTGCGAAAAAATGATGTATTGTTAGGCTGCCTTCCCCTCTTTCACGGCGTGGGTTTGACCATGACCCTCTGGCTGCCTTTGCTGAAGGGCCTTCGGCTTGTTACCGTCCCTTCATCACTTGATATCTCAGTTCTTGGAAATGCTGTACACAGCGAAAAAGTCACGCTCCTGCCCGCGACGACTGATACCCTGGCAGATTGCGCCAATCAACTGGATCCGGCACAGTTAAGCAGCGTACGGACCGCAATCGTGGAATCGGGAAAACCCGCGCGGGATTTGATGGAGAGCAACTGGCAAAAACTTTCCATCCCGGTCCTGGAAGGCTATGGGCTGCCGGAAGCCACGACGGTCGTGGCGTTCAATCTGCCCGATCCCCACCCGGACGCAGACAGCCACCAACAAGGGGGCCGGGCGGGTTCGGCGGGACCGTTGCTTCCGGGCATTGCAGTCCGACTCTTTGAACCCGGCAGCGGACGGGAATTGGCGTTGACTGAAACCGGCATGCTCGCCATCAAAGGCATCAATGTTTTCCATGGCTATTTGAATGATTCCGGCAAGACCGCCGAAATACTCCACGATGGCTGGCTGCTGACCGGCGACCTTGCCCGTTTTGACGATGACGGTTTTCTTTATATTGAAGGACCGATTCCGCGTGCTTCCATTCCACCCCGTTTGATTCATAACACGGAAACACCCGCGAATTAA
- a CDS encoding transglycosylase domain-containing protein, with translation MSAFRRRVGKSLFFLDWIKRHPFAKWVLVLLLAVPAAFFLYYSIWALSFDMEKISHMPETTILYDRHGYVIQRLYDENRILIRSSQIPDVLRKAVIAKEDERFLYHPGFDPIAITRALFINLFKGRISSGASTITQQLARNSAGMFARTFDRKLREAFLALRIEFVFSKDQILTFYLNRIYFGGNLYGIGAAADAYFGKTPDELNLSESAMLAGIIAGPNSFSPWKNPAKAREARAKVLERMVNSGYINQKTADACNRQPLTLRPLMDKPGSYVTAAALAELPSFLTQDYIYRGGLRIFTTIDLAFQKAAEQNIESSLSNIERMSGYAHTTRAQYLAGRQSESETPDYLQAAFVAISNADGGILAIVGGRNFDESPYNRAMLARRQIGSTVKPFVYSNAFNTLDFTAFTEIDHSTFDLRKPDDTVVPVGPDPEFITVRQALERSDNYAAMRTGLSSGLDNFCYLFEQATGVRPQAFPSSLLGSCEVSPFELATAYTIFPNLGVRIKPHLIDKIETHDGVLVFQHTDERKRVLSPQIAFQISHLLQGIVDNGTAQLLRSEFGLTGDIGGKTGTTNEYRDSWFAGYTSEITAAIWIGLDHPKTVIPGGYAARLAVPTWASIMKLANDNYKPRPLAPPPGVSLQQQKKEEKVFFFFSKSSVSGQSEYVRDDQRNNALARLDQNTSQALAEMQNPAKPWWQRAVDVLWKPDPDEPQPANTDNPDNPPPKAQPVD, from the coding sequence ATGAGTGCATTCAGGCGGCGGGTGGGCAAATCCTTGTTTTTTTTGGATTGGATTAAACGCCATCCGTTTGCCAAATGGGTTTTGGTTTTGCTCCTTGCCGTTCCAGCCGCATTTTTTCTTTATTATTCGATTTGGGCTTTGTCGTTTGATATGGAAAAGATCTCGCACATGCCCGAGACCACGATTCTGTATGACCGCCACGGCTACGTCATCCAACGGCTCTACGATGAAAACCGCATCCTGATCAGGAGTTCCCAGATTCCCGATGTGCTTCGCAAAGCGGTCATTGCCAAGGAGGATGAACGTTTCCTGTATCATCCGGGCTTTGACCCCATTGCCATCACCCGCGCGCTGTTTATCAATCTGTTCAAAGGACGGATATCCTCCGGCGCCAGCACAATCACCCAGCAACTGGCCCGCAACTCCGCCGGCATGTTCGCCCGCACATTCGACCGTAAGTTGAGGGAAGCCTTCCTCGCCCTGCGCATCGAATTTGTTTTTTCCAAGGACCAGATCCTCACATTTTATCTCAACCGCATTTACTTCGGCGGCAACCTCTACGGGATCGGCGCGGCTGCCGACGCCTATTTCGGCAAAACGCCGGATGAGTTGAACCTTTCCGAAAGCGCCATGCTCGCCGGGATCATCGCCGGCCCGAACAGTTTTTCACCCTGGAAAAATCCGGCCAAGGCCCGCGAGGCGAGGGCCAAGGTCTTGGAGCGCATGGTAAACTCCGGCTATATCAACCAAAAGACGGCCGATGCCTGCAACCGCCAGCCTCTCACCCTCCGGCCGCTTATGGACAAACCGGGATCCTATGTGACAGCCGCCGCCCTCGCTGAACTGCCCTCTTTCCTAACACAGGACTATATCTACCGTGGCGGGCTGCGCATTTTTACCACGATCGATCTCGCTTTCCAAAAGGCGGCCGAGCAAAACATTGAAAGCTCCCTGTCAAACATCGAGCGCATGTCCGGGTACGCCCATACTACGCGCGCCCAATACCTTGCAGGCCGCCAAAGCGAATCTGAAACGCCCGACTATCTCCAGGCGGCCTTCGTTGCCATTTCAAACGCGGATGGCGGGATCCTCGCCATTGTCGGCGGACGCAACTTCGATGAAAGCCCCTACAACCGGGCCATGCTCGCCCGCCGCCAGATCGGATCGACGGTAAAACCGTTTGTCTATTCTAATGCCTTCAACACGCTGGATTTCACGGCATTTACGGAAATCGACCACAGCACGTTTGATCTTCGGAAACCGGATGACACCGTCGTCCCCGTGGGACCCGACCCGGAGTTCATCACTGTCAGGCAGGCGCTGGAACGAAGCGACAATTATGCCGCCATGCGCACCGGATTGAGCTCGGGCCTGGACAATTTTTGTTATTTGTTTGAACAGGCTACGGGAGTCCGTCCGCAGGCATTTCCCTCAAGTCTGTTAGGCTCCTGCGAGGTTTCGCCGTTCGAGCTCGCAACCGCTTACACCATTTTCCCAAATCTCGGCGTCCGGATCAAACCGCACTTGATTGATAAAATCGAAACGCACGATGGCGTCCTGGTATTCCAGCACACGGACGAACGGAAGCGCGTTCTGTCACCCCAGATCGCCTTTCAGATCAGCCATTTGCTGCAGGGCATTGTCGATAACGGCACCGCCCAGCTCCTGCGCAGCGAGTTTGGATTGACGGGAGACATCGGGGGCAAGACCGGAACGACGAACGAGTACCGCGACAGTTGGTTTGCCGGATACACCAGCGAGATCACGGCGGCCATCTGGATAGGTCTGGACCATCCGAAGACCGTCATCCCCGGCGGCTATGCCGCTCGGCTGGCTGTGCCGACCTGGGCCTCCATCATGAAACTGGCCAATGATAATTATAAACCCCGGCCCCTCGCTCCACCACCCGGCGTCTCCCTCCAACAACAAAAGAAGGAGGAAAAAGTTTTCTTCTTCTTCTCAAAGTCCTCGGTCAGCGGGCAGTCGGAATACGTCCGCGACGACCAGCGCAACAACGCCCTCGCCCGGTTGGATCAAAATACAAGCCAGGCCCTGGCGGAAATGCAGAATCCCGCCAAGCCCTGGTGGCAACGCGCTGTCGATGTGCTCTGGAAACCCGATCCTGACGAGCCACAGCCTGCCAATACGGATAATCCCGATAACCCTCCGCCCAAAGCCCAGCCGGTGGATTGA
- a CDS encoding NAD-dependent epimerase translates to MKVLVTGAAGFIGYHTAARLIKEGAEVLGLDNLSPYYDVRLKRARLEQLAPHKNFRFVEADLSDREAMESLFRAEKFNRVIHLAAQAGVRYSLANPHTYVQSNVTGFLHVLEGCRHHAVEHLVFASSSSVYGLNTRMPFHISDPTDHPISLYAATKKSNEMMAHAYSHLYKMPVTGLRFFTVYGPWGRPDMAPYLFTDAILHGKPIKVFNEGKMKRDFTCVHDVVEGVLRIMELIPKPNPSWPSQNPDPATSSAAYRLHNIGHNQPVELMRFIASIESALGKKAVCEFLPLQDGDVVETFANIDSLQQACGFTPKVTIEDGMAEFCRWYRSYHGC, encoded by the coding sequence ATGAAAGTTCTGGTTACAGGAGCTGCAGGGTTCATCGGTTATCATACGGCTGCCCGCCTTATAAAGGAAGGCGCGGAAGTGCTGGGTCTGGATAATCTCAGCCCCTACTATGACGTCCGCCTTAAACGGGCGCGCCTGGAACAACTGGCGCCCCATAAAAATTTCCGTTTTGTCGAAGCGGACCTCAGCGACCGGGAGGCGATGGAATCGCTGTTTCGGGCTGAAAAATTCAACCGCGTCATCCACCTGGCCGCGCAGGCGGGTGTGCGCTATTCGCTGGCGAACCCGCATACCTACGTCCAAAGCAATGTGACCGGCTTTCTGCATGTGCTTGAAGGTTGCCGGCACCATGCCGTTGAGCATCTGGTCTTTGCCAGTTCCAGTTCGGTTTATGGCCTCAATACCCGGATGCCGTTTCATATCTCGGACCCGACCGACCATCCGATCAGCCTTTATGCGGCCACGAAAAAATCCAATGAGATGATGGCCCATGCCTACAGCCATCTCTACAAAATGCCCGTAACCGGCCTGCGCTTTTTCACGGTGTACGGCCCCTGGGGCCGCCCGGACATGGCGCCCTATCTTTTCACAGATGCGATTTTACACGGCAAGCCCATCAAGGTCTTCAATGAGGGGAAAATGAAGCGCGACTTCACCTGCGTCCATGACGTTGTCGAAGGCGTGCTGCGGATCATGGAATTGATTCCGAAACCCAATCCGTCCTGGCCTTCCCAAAATCCGGACCCCGCAACCAGTTCGGCCGCCTACCGGCTTCACAACATAGGACATAACCAACCCGTCGAACTCATGCGCTTCATTGCCTCGATTGAATCCGCGCTGGGTAAAAAGGCAGTGTGTGAATTCCTGCCCCTGCAGGACGGGGATGTGGTGGAGACATTCGCCAACATCGACAGCCTGCAACAGGCCTGCGGATTCACCCCCAAAGTCACGATAGAAGACGGCATGGCCGAATTCTGCCGCTGGTATCGCAGTTATCACGGCTGTTAG